The Nocardia sp. NBC_01503 sequence GGCGGCTAGTTCGTAGTTGATGACGCGGGCGACGGTGTGGGCGCGGGCGTGATGGATCGCGAAGTCGCGCATGAGGGTGATGAGCTGTTCGGTGGGGTCCGCCGAGGAGGCGATCGCCGCCTGTACGCGCTCGAGGGTGTCCAGGTGGCCGGTGCGCGAAATCTGGTAGAGCAGTTCCTCTTTGGAGCGGTGGTGCACGTAGATCGCGGCGGTGCTCAAGCCCGCTATCGAGGTGACGTCACGGGTCGTCGAGCCGTGGAAGCCGCGTTCGGCGAAGGCGATCACGGCGGCGTCGAGCAGCCGTGCGCGAGTGTCGTCCGCGCGCGAGCGGTCCGCTGATTCGATCACCTGGCCAGTCTCCCATCAGTCGAACCGTGACATGTCAGGCGGCCGTGCCGCGTCCCCGGCCCGGAGCAGCGCCGGGGACGCGGCACGGTGTCAGAGCGCCAGGACGAGCTTGCCGGTGTTCGCGCCGGTGAACAGCATGTTCAGGGTTTCGCCGAACTGCGCCACACCGCCCTCGACCACATGTTCGCGGCTCTTGATCCGGCCCTCGGCCAGCCACTGCGCCAGCTGCGCACCGGCCTCGGGGTAGCGATCGGCGTAGTCGAAGACCACGAACCCGGTCATGGACGCCCGGAACACCAGCAGCGACATATAGCGCGAGGGCCCCGGCGGCGGTTTCTGCTCGTTGTAAGCCGAGATCGCCCCGCACAGCACCACGCGCGCGCCGCGGCGCAGGTTGGCCAGGGCGGCATCGAGGATCTCACCGCCCACATTGTCGAAGTAGATATCGATGCCGTCCGGGGCCACCTCGCGCAGTTGCCGCAGCACATTGCCCGCTCGGTAGTCGATCGCCGCGTCGAAACCCAGCTCCTCGGTGAGCATCCGGCACTTCTGCGCACCGCCCGCGATGCCGATCACGGTGGCGCCCTTGGCCTTCGCGATCTGCCCGGCCACGCTGCCGACCGCACCCGCGGCCGCCGAGACCAGCACGATATCGCCGGGTTGCAGCTTCCCGACCTCGAGCAGGCCGAAATACGCTGTCATACCGGGCATTCCGAGCGCACCCAGCCAGGTGGGCCCGGACGCGGCGTTCAGATCGACCCGCCGCACACCGCGGCCGTCGCTGATCGCGTACTCGGTGACACCGAAGGTGCCGCTGACCGTATCGCCGACGGCGAAGTCCGGATGGGTGGACTCGACCACGGTGGCGATATCGAGTGCCCGCATCACCTCGCCGATACCCACCGGCGGCAGATAGGACCGGACATCGTTGAGCCAGCCCCGCATGGCCGGATCCAGCGAGATGAAGGAGATCTTCACCAGGATCTGTCCCGGCGTGAGCGGGGGTAGTTCGGTCGTGGTCACGGTCCAGGTGTCCGCGGTGGGCAGCCCGGTCGGCCGTTCGGCCAGCAGCACCTGCTGTGTTTTCGTCATGCGGGACTCCTTCTCGTCGAATTCATCTGGGCGGCTCAGCCTTTCCGGCCCCAGGACGGATCCCGGCGCCGCAGTTCGCGCTGTGCGATGGTGCGCTTGTGCACCTCGTCCGGCCCGTCGGCCAGCCGCAGCGTCCGCACATGCGCGTACATGGCGGCCAGCGGGAAATCGCCGGAGACGCCACCGCCGCCGTGCACCTGAATGGCCCGGTCGATCACCCTGAGCGCCATCTCCGGCGCGGCGACCTTGATGGCGGCGATCTCGGTGCGCGCGTTCTTGTTTCCGACGGTGTCCATCAGATACGCGGCCTTGAGCGTCAGCAGCCGGACCATCTCGATCTCGATGCGGGATTCGGCGATCCAGTCCTGGATATTGGCCCGATCGGCGACCGGAGCGCCGAAGGTGGTGCGCGCCTGGGCTCGATCGATCATCAGGTCCAGGGCCCGTTCGGCCATACCGATGGCCCGCATGCAGTGGTGGATGCGGCCGGGGCCCAGCCGGGCCTGGCTGATCATGAACCCGTCGCCTTCCCCGGCCAGCAGTGCGGTGCGGGGGACCCGGACATTGTCGAAGACGACCTCCGCGTGGCCCTCTCGATCCTGGTAGCCGAATACGGTGAGGCCGCGCACGACGGTCACGCCGGGAGTGTCGAGCGGGACCACCATCATGCTCTGCTGGCGATGCGTCGGCGCGTCGAGGTCGGTCTTGCCCATCACGATGAGCACCTTGCAGTTGCGGTGTAATGCGTTGGAGGTCCACCATTTACGGCCGTTGAGCACGTAATCGTCGCCATCGCGGTCCATCCGCAACTGGATGTTGGTGGCGTCCGAGCTCGCGACCGCGGGTTCGGTCATGGCGAACGCGGAACGGATATCCCCGGCGAGCAGGGGAGTGAGCCACTCCCGCCGGTGCTCCTCGGTGCCGAACAGCGTCAGCACCTCCATATTCCCGGTATCGGGCGCACTGCAATTGGTGGCCTCCGGCGCGAGATGCGCACTGCGGCCCATGATCTCGGCCAGCGGCGCGTACTCGGAATTGGTCAGCCCCGCACCCAGGCCGGGATGCGGGTGGAACAGATTCCACAGTCCGCGCTTGCGCGCCTCGGTCTTGAGTTCCTCGAGGATCGGCGGATGATAGTGCGGGTCACCGGATTCGGTCATCTGCGCTTCGAAGATCGCTTCCGCCGGATAGACGTGCTCGTCCATGAAGGCGAGCAGATCGTCCCGGTACCGCAGGGCCTTGCCCGAGAGCTCGAACATCTCTACTCCTGATCGTCGTTTACGATGCGGCACATACGGTTTCAGTCCCGGCCGAGCGGCAGATCGACCAGCCCGGCGAGCACGGACCGATGGTGCGCGGGACTGCCCAGCCCGATCTGATCGGCCTTGGCGCGCTTGAGGTACAGGTGGACCGGATACTCCCACGTCATTCCGATTCCGCCGTGCAACTGGACCGCTTCCTCGGCGGCACGCACCGCGATCTCACCGCAGTACGCGGCCGCCACGGCTCCGGCGATCGTGGCGTCCGGATCAGCCGTCGCCAGCGCACCGGCCGCGTATCGTGCTGCCGCACTCGCGGATTCGAGTTCGACGTACAGGTCGGCGAGCCGATGTTTGAGCGCCTGGAAGCCGCCGACCACGCGCCCGAACTGCCGCCGCACCTTCAGGTATCGCACGGTGGTGTCCAGGCACCAGGCCGCGACACCGACCTGTTCGGAGGCCAGCAGTGCCGCACCGGTCGCCAAACCCACACGCAGCGCGGGCAATCCGGCTCCCGCCGGCACGACCACCCGCCCGGGCGCGGCGTCGACGGTGATATCGGCCAGGGGCCGGGTCATATCGAGCGAGACGACCGGATCCACCGTCACCAGCGCGGTCGCGATGGCATGCACCTCGGTGCCCTGCGGCGTCCGCACCGCCGCCAGCAGCACATCCGCCTCGAAGGCTCCGGCCACACTCGTCACCCGGCCGGACAGCCTGCCGTCAGCGTCCTTGACGAGGGCGGGAAGCTGCTCGACGGTCGCCGCCGAGAACGGCGCGAGCAGGGCCGCCGTGCACTCACCCGTCGCGAGTTGCGCGACGAGTTCGGAATCGCCCGCCAGCAGTACGGTCGCCGCGATCACACTGCTGGTCAGGAACGGCACCGGCGCGGCGAAACGCCCCAGCTCCTCCAGCACCACCGCGGCGTCGCGCGCGGAACCTCCCGCGCCACCCCGGTTCTCGGGGATCAGCAACCCGGCCAACCCCAATTCGGCGGTGATCGACTTCCAGAGCGAGCGCGTCAGCGACCGGTCGCCGGCATAGGCGGCCAGCACCGCCGCCGGATCGCAGCGCTCATTCAGCAGACTCCGCACCGCCGCGCGCAGCGCGGTCTCGACATCGGTGTCGAGCAGCAGGATGTCCTCGCTCATCGGATCAGGTCCTTCCAGGCGATGTCCTTGTCCGCGCGCGCTTCGCCGGGCAGGCCCAGCACCCGTTCGGCGACGATATTGCGCATGATCTCGGAGGTCCCGCCCTCGATCGAATTTCCTTTCGCGCGCAGGTACCGGTACCCCGCGTCCCGGCCCGCGAAGTCGACGCGGTCGGGGCGCACCATGGTCCAGTCCTCGTAGCGCAGGCCGTCCTCGCCGAGCAGTTCGAGTTCGAATCCGCTGAGCTGCTGGTTGATTCGGGCGAAGGACAGCTTCAGGGCCGAGGTCTCCGGACCCGGTTGACCGCCCGCGACCCGCTGGCGCAACCGGGTGGCGGCCAGGCGCGCGGCCTCGGCCTCCACCCAGAGCCGCAGCAGCCGATCGTGCAGTTCGGGGGTGTGGTGCTCGGGGTGACCGCGCCAGGTCCGGGTCACCGCGCCGAGGATTCCGCTCTCACGCGGTACCGGGCGCCCACCGATCGATACCCGCTCGTTGTTGAGGGTGGTGGTGGCCACCCGCCAGCCCGCACCCTCCTGGCCGAGGCGATTCGCATCCGGAATGCGCACATCGGTGAGGAACACCTCATTGAACTCGGCCTCACCGGTGAGTTGGCGCAGCGGCCGCACGTCCACGCCGGGAGCGGTCATATCGCAGATGAAATACGACAGCCCAGCGTGTTTCGGGCGATCGGGATCGGTGCGCGCCACCAGGATCGCCCGCTGCGCCTTATGCGCCACCGAGGTCCAGACCTTCTGCCCATTCACGATCCAGTCATCGCCGTCGCGCACGGCGCGGGTGCTCACCGCCGCCAGATCCGATCCGGCGCCGGGTTCGCTGAACAGCTGGCACCAGATCTCCTCCCCGGCCCACAGCGGCCGCAGATAGCGCTGTCGCTGTTCGGGCGTGCCGTAGGCGAGGATGGTCGGCGCGGCCATTCCGAGCCCGATGCCATTGAGTTCGGGATTGTTGCCCGGCGCTCCGGCCTCCTCGAACAGGGTGTCGACGAAGGGCTGTAGTTCGCGATCGAGGCCGAGACCGCCGACGCCCTCCGGGTAGTACACCCACGCCAGCCCCGCGTCGAAACGGGCGCGGTGAAAGGTCACCGGATCGGTGGTGGCCGGATCATGGTCGGTGAGCAGGGCGGCCACGCGTCCGCGCAGATCCTCGCGTACCGCTTCGGGATTGGTCATCTGTCGTTCTCTCCGAGCGCGGCGATCCCGGCACGCAACAGCGGGTCCACCATATCGCCCATATTCTCGAAGCCGGCGCCCACGGTCTGGCCGTGGAGATAGCGGTAGTAGATGCCCTCGGCGATCACCGCGAGCTTGAACGAGGCCAGCGCGACATAGAAGCCGATATGGGTCAGGTCGAGGCCCGCGCGCCGGGCATACCGGTCCAGCATCTCCGGTTCGCTCAGAAAGCCCTGTGCCGCGGCGACATCGGTGACGCCGGGGATCCGACGCGTACCCATCCGCTGGTAAACCAGCAGCAGGCCGATATCGGTGAGTGGGTCGCCGAGCGTGGCCATCTCCCAATCGAGCACTGCCGCAACGTGATCGGTCGCATCGACCAGCACATTGTCCAGGCGGTAGTCGCCGTGCACTATCCGCGTCGCCGATTGCGGCGGTTGCGATGCGGCGAGCAGCTCATGCAATTCGACGGCGGCGGGCAGCTCCCGCGAGTGCGAGGCGTCGAGTTGCTTCTTCCAGCGGCGCACCTGCCGTTCCAGAAAACCCTCGGGGCGCCCGAAATCCCCGAGACCGACCGCGGCCGGATCCACCGAATGCAACGCGGCGAGCGTATCGATCGAACCGGTCGAGATCACGGTCGTACGCTCCGGTCCCAGCGCCTCGAGCTCGGCCGCGGTGCGATACGGCGTACCCGCCACCAATTCCATCAAATAGAAAGGGGCACCGATGATCTCGGTGTCCTCGCACAGCGCGTAGGTGGCGGGCACCGGAACATCGGTCCCGGCGAGGGCGCTGATCACCCGGTGTTCCCTGGACATATCGTGCGCGGTCGCGAGGACATGGCCCAGCGGCGGCCTGCGCAGTACGAACGATGTCGCGCCATCGGTGATCGCATAGGTGAGATTGGATTTCCCACCGGCGATCAGCTGCCCGCGCAGTGGCCCCTCGGCCAGGTCCGGCCGTTGCGCGGCAAGCCATTCGGTGAGCCGGTCGAGGTCCAGGCCCGGCAGGGCGGTATCAGGAGAATTCATCACGGCACCGGGGGTCAGACGCCGCCGGTCAGCGTGAGGCCGCCGTCGACGACCACCAGTTGTCCGGTCAGCCAGCTCGCGTCCTGCGAGAGCAGGAATGCCACCACGCCGCCGATATCCTCCGGTACGCCCAGCCGTTTGAGCGGATAGTTCTCGGCCACTTCGGCTTCGTGTCCCTCATAGAGCGCACTGGCGAATTTGGTCTTGACCACCGCCGGGGCGACCGCGTTGACCCGGATGGCCGGACCGAGTTCGACGGCGAGTTCCTGGGTGATGTGGGTGAGCATCGCCTTGCTGGCGCCGTAGAACCCGATGCCCGGGGCAGGTTTGGTACCCGCGACCGAGGAGATGTTGACGACCGCGCCGCCGTGCTCGTGCATCCAGGCTTTGTAGATCTGCTGTACCCAGGAGAGCGCGGCCAGGCAGTTCACCTCGACGATCTTGCGGGCCGCGGCCAGGTCGAGCTCGACCATCGGGCCGAAGACCGGATTGATGCCGGTGTTGTTGACCAGCAGATCGGCGCTGCCGAAGGTGTCGATCGCGCGTGCGATGGTCTCCGCCTGATGGTCGGCGTCATCGGCGCGCCCGGCGACGGCCAGCGCGTGCGCGGGTCCGCCGAGGGTCGCGACCGCTTGGTCGAGCGCCTCCTTCTTGCGTGCGGTGATCACGACCTTCGCCCCCTCGTCCACCAGGCGCTGCGCGATTCCGAGACCGATGCCCCGGCTCGCACCGGTGACGATCGCGGTCTTGCCGTCGAATCTGTTCACAGAGGGGTCCTTTCGGAGTTCAGGCGATCCGCTCGAATCAGTTACTAAGCGCTTGGTAAGTAGTGGACACGATGCGTGACGCGGGCCGCATGGGTCAAGGGCGGGTAGAGCCGAATCTAGTGTGACTCGTGACACATTCGAGTCAGCCTAGTGCTCTCACCAGTGGTGATGCCCGAAATATCGAATCCGGATTCAGGTATTCAGGACTTGGCACCGTCCAGCAGGCGCTGCTGGTACTGCCGCATCCCGGACAGCCAGCGGTCGTAGTCGGCACCTTTGCGCCGGTACATGTCCAGCACCTCGGGGTGCGGCAGGATCAGGAACCGCTCCTGCTCGAGGGCGGCCATCACGATCTCGGCGACCTCGTCCGGCGTCAGTACCGCACCCGCCGAGGTCACGGCCCGGGTCGCGGCCGCGCCGAGCGCATCCCCGGAGTTTTCGCCGGCGCGCAGTAGCGGGGTCTCGACGCCCATGGGGCACAGGCAGCTGACCCGGACGCCGCGATCGCCATAGGTCACCGCCAGCCACTCCGCGAATCCGACGGCCGCGTGCTTGGTGACCGAGTAAGCGGCGGAACCGATTTGGGTGAGCAGCCCGGCCGCGGACGCGGTGCTGACGAAATAGCCTTCGCCGCGTTCGAGCCAGCCCGGCAGCAGTAGACGCGCGGCGCGCACATGCGCCCGCAGGTTGACGTCGATGGTGGTCGCCCACTGCAGGTCGTCCTCGCCGAGCCCGACCGGTCCGGCGACACCGGCATTGGCGAAATACAGGTCGATCGGTCCGAATTCGGCCTCCGCACGGGCGATCAGCGCTTCGATCTGCGCGATATCCGATACGTCGGCACCCACCGCGACCGCCGCTCCGGGATGGTCCCGGCTGATCGTTGCCGCAATGCCCTTCGCGGCGTCGGTGTCGAGATCGGCGACCACGACCCGCGCCCCGTCCCGCACCAACCGTGCCGCGAGCGCACCGCCTATTCCGCCGCCGCCACCGGTGACCACCGCGATCTTTCCCGCGACCTGCACGAGTACTCCTCTTCGAGTCCGGAGCTCGAATCCGATGCCGGATTCGAGCCGATGATCCCGCCTGTCTACTCGTCTCCGTGTCCGCGTTCAAGGGCCGGATTCCGGGGGAGTCGCGGCATCGGATATCAAAGAGGTTGCAGCGCAATGACTTTCAGTCCATAGTTGAACTCGGCGTCACTTTTGCATACCGTGTGTCCCACGCCGGACCGGTAGCGCAGCATGAAGGACAACGTGACCGCACGAGATCCAGGCCAGGACTGGCAAAGCCTGAGCAGCCGCCAAGTGCGGGCCAATGGCATCGAAATGCGGGTCGTCGAGCACGGCGACGGCGTCCCGGTGGTGTTCTGCCACGGTTTCCCCGAACTCGGATTCTCCTGGCGGCACCAGGTTTTCGCGTTCGCCGACGCGGGCTTTCGTACCCTGACCCCGGATATGCGCGGGTACGGCGGCAGCTCCCGGCCCGAGCGCGTCGAGGACTACGACATCCTGACCGTCTGCGCGGATCTGATCGGCCTGCTGGACGCCACCGGTATCGAGGACGCGATCTTCGTCGGCCACGACTGGGGCGCCTCGGTGGTCTGGCAGCTCGCCCGCGCATACCCGGATCGGGTGCGCGCGGTCGCCGGGCTGAGCGTCCCGGCCACGCCCCGCTCGTCCGGCCCGCCGGTGTCGATTCTGCGTTCGCGGCTCGGCGACGACTTCTACATGTGCTGGTTCCAGGAGCCCGGGGTCGCCGACCAGGTGCTCGCGTCGGACGTGCGCCGTACCCTCCTACGGGACGAGGTGCTCAGCGCGCGTTCGTATCTCGAGACCGAAGCCGCCGAGCCGCCCCTGCCGCCGTGGCTGACTCCCGCCGAATTCGACTATTACGTGCGGACATTCACGGCGACCGGATTCACGGGCGGACTCAACTACTACCGCAATCTCGACCGCAGCTGGGAACGTACCGCGCACCTCGCCGATACCAAGATCGCCCAGCCGTCCCTGTTCATCGCCGGTTCCGCCGACCCCGTCATCCGCTTCACGCCCCTGGCGAAAATGCCCGCGGTGCTGACCGATCTGCGCGGTTCCATCATTCTCGAGGGCGCGGGCCACTGGATTCAGCAACAGCGGCCGAGGGAAGTCAACGCCGCCCTGATCGATTTCGCTCGCGAAATCGCCTAGTCGCCCGCGGAATCGATCTCCGAGGGTGTGGTGGGTGTCAACTGCAGCCCGTTGATCCACAGCTGGGTCAAGGTCGTCACCAGCTTCTCGAACGAGATGCGCTGGTTCTGAACGAAAACCGTGTACGCCATCCGGCTCACCATCGCCGACAGCGCATGCGCGGTGATCGTGGGATCGAGATCGGCACTGGCCTGCCCGGACTCCTGCAGGGCGCGAATCATCCGCGCATTGCGCTGTACGAACGCCTTCCCGCGCTCGACCCGCATCCGCCGAAAGTTCTCGTCGACATGTGCGACCTGCTCGAACAATGCCATCAGCCGGGCATTGCGTTTGTACGACAACAGATAATCCCGATTCGCGGCCTCGATAAGGCTTCGAGCGTCGGTGATCCCGCTGCGCTCCCGCAGATGCGGATGCAACATCTCATCCTGTACCTGTTCGACCAGCGCCGCGAAGATCTCTTCCTTACTGTCGAAGTACGTGTAGAACGATCCGGAGGCCATCCCCGCCGCCTTGGATATATCCGAGATCCGAGAATCCGGATATCCGTCCCGCTCGAAGACCTCCCGCGCCGCCGAAATCAACGCCTCCCGAGTCCGCACCCCGCGCCGGGTCCGCGGCCCCACCCGCCCCGATTCCCCCTCGGCAGACCCGGATTCGGCCACCACGCTGCTCACAACCTGTCGATCGAAGGACATTTTCCGAGGTGGCCACCGTATCACCGCGATTCGGTGGTTACCCGCGGCCCAGTTCGCCGATCAGCCGTTTGATCGTCGCCCCTCTCGCCTTGTTCCCATGCGCTCTCGCCTGGCAGGCCGTGGCCGAACACCCTTGGCTGTCAATCGACTCGCCCGGTTTCGTTGTCGTCAGTGGTCGGAGATATCTTCCGGTGCTGCCTCTTTCGACTCAGGCAGATCGCGCGTCATGGCGTCGACTCGGTGCAGTCGTCCGTCCGGGGCGAGGTCGCCGAACATGTATATCTCGGTGGCGATCGTCCGGCCGGTGCGCATTGTGGCGGTGACCGTATAGCGGGCGGCGACACGGTCACCCGAGACAAGGGTGTTCATGACGTCGACCCGGCACCGGGTCACGTTCTTGCGGCCCGGTTTCGCGTGAGCCACCAACCGATTCCGGTCCATCGGGTGCCCGTCGCTGAGCCAGAGGATGTCGGACTCGCCGCGGGCGCGCTGGCCCTCGATGATGCTCGCACTTTCGGACCGGTCGAGATCGATGGCGACGAGTCCGTCGTCCGTACTGTCTTTGCCGCCTGACGGCGCGGCTCGCCATGGTGTTGGTCGTCGCGGTGTTGAGACGGCACCACGGCTGACGATGTCCGGGGCGGCGCGGCCGTGTTGGTGCGGGCATCGCCGAACCCTTTGGTGCAGACAGGGTTTGAAGTTGTCGGGTGGCAGGATTCGATCAGCCGGGTGTCACTGTGAGCCGCAGTCCGACGAGGCTGCGCGGTACGGGTATGAGTGCGCGGACGATGTCGAAGAAGACGGCTGTGGCGGGGGAGTCGGGGGCCGAGAGGACCATTGGGGTGCCGTGGTCGCTGGTCGCGGAGAATTCCGGGTCGAAGGGAATGTGGCCCAGGACCGGACAGTCCGTTGCGAGGAGGCCGGAGAGACGCTCACTCACCCTGGCGCCGCCGCCTGCGCCGAAGAGGGTCCGGCGGGTGCCGTCGGGTGCGTCGTACCAGGACATGTTCTCCACGATGCCGACCACGCGTTGTTTGGTCTGGGCGGCGACGGCACCGGCTCGTTCGGCGATCTGAGCGGCAGTTGTCTGGGGCGTCGTGACGACGAGAAGTTCTGCGCTGGGCAGCATTTGGGCCAGCGAGATGGCGATGTCGCCGGTGCCGGGCGGGAGGTCGACGAGGAGGACATCCAGGTCGCCCCAGTAGACGTCGGTGAGGAATTGCCGGAGGGCTCGGTGCAGCATCGGGCCGCGCCAGAGGACGGGTTCGTTGTCCTCGACGAACATGCCGACGGAGATGACTTTGATGCCGTGCGCGGTGGGCGGCATGAGCATCCGATCCACCTGGGTGGGTCCGGTGCGGAGGCCGAGCATGCTGGGAATCGAGTGGCCGTGTATATCCGCGTCGAGAATGCCGACGCGGACGTTCCGCGCTGCCAGGGCCGCCGCCAGATTGACGGTGACGCTCGACTTTCCGACGCCGCCCTTGCCGGAGACGACGCAGTAGACGCGGGTTCGCGAGCCCGGCTCCGAGAACGGGATCGATGGTTCGTCGCCGCGAACCTTGCGGCGCAGCGCGGTGCGCTGCTCATCGGACATGACGCCGAATTCGACAGTGACCGTGGAGATTCCATCGATGGCCAGCACCGCGGATCGGACGTCGTGGGTGATGCGTTCGCGCAGCGGGCACGCGGCCACGGTGAGCAGGATCCGCACATCGACGTGAGCGGCATCGATGGTGATGGCGCCGACCATGTCGAGTTCGGTGATGGGACGGTGAATTTCGGGGTCCTCGACGACGGCGAGTGCCTGGTGGATGTGTTCGATGGTGATCGGCTGCGCCGAAATGATCATGGATGAACCGACTTTCGTGACGGTACGGATACCGGGCAGGCCGGGACTCGCGGTGCGGTCCGGCCCCTTCAGTGCGCGCCGAGACTGGCCAGCAGCATGTCGATGCGTTCGACGACCTTGACGCGTTCCCGGCCCTCGGCGGCTCCGAGAGCGCGTTCGTGGGCATCCAGGCGGTGCCAGCCCTGCCAGGTCGTGAAGGCAACGCCCCTGGCGGTCAGAAAGGCCGCCACCGAGTCCGGATCGGGATCTGCCGGGGCCGAGTGTGTTTCGCGATCGTCGAGCAGGCAGGCGACGGTCTCGTTGGCATCGCCTTTGGTGTGGCCGATGAGGCCGACCGGGCCGCGTTTGATCCAGCCGGTCACGTACACCCCGGGCAGGTACCGTGCGGCGCCGGCCGCATCT is a genomic window containing:
- a CDS encoding Mrp/NBP35 family ATP-binding protein, which gives rise to MIISAQPITIEHIHQALAVVEDPEIHRPITELDMVGAITIDAAHVDVRILLTVAACPLRERITHDVRSAVLAIDGISTVTVEFGVMSDEQRTALRRKVRGDEPSIPFSEPGSRTRVYCVVSGKGGVGKSSVTVNLAAALAARNVRVGILDADIHGHSIPSMLGLRTGPTQVDRMLMPPTAHGIKVISVGMFVEDNEPVLWRGPMLHRALRQFLTDVYWGDLDVLLVDLPPGTGDIAISLAQMLPSAELLVVTTPQTTAAQIAERAGAVAAQTKQRVVGIVENMSWYDAPDGTRRTLFGAGGGARVSERLSGLLATDCPVLGHIPFDPEFSATSDHGTPMVLSAPDSPATAVFFDIVRALIPVPRSLVGLRLTVTPG